The Apium graveolens cultivar Ventura chromosome 11, ASM990537v1, whole genome shotgun sequence genome has a window encoding:
- the LOC141697023 gene encoding uncharacterized protein LOC141697023 isoform X2, which translates to MDESDDLTFRVNFGGDGVAKLRDRVKDKLKEFMGDYTDDTLVEYVIVLLKNGRRKVEAKNELNVFLGDDSDSFVSWLWDHLEKHIDLYVQPKEALLNEVVKTKSTIKEQAQNLDSHQMVTEPETRNPNELSRNRHGKGWKSLVKDAVETPPLRSVVTANIHVDEDAHMENNHLKRSSPPRPIVQRKRRHPDEMLHKDDVSKTLINAPRRLLQSAVRDALGSPRSARLSKEPSFKRLRSVVSTSVEDSSLEDHTHSIQSVARVPDATMAVAIKAVAEAAKDVVKVRSSGNVFDRLGRAIDVLDTSSHMTESREVLVEAVEEYGGYDHFSEEKHSTHLPRSDFDERYSKKRAVLESYPRNASGFVSDDELYEGGRLINHNGTDISHSGTSFGYKDDDSLMVQYSVASKADQSTFNLRKDQYQSIADNNSTVNISVNVNTWKPPQYKGTSSVSSRKIVQRSDARAEKLNSQPIKENKNPIAAGNGNKILTADGQRESQKELSATTGSYAAGLPTEDADLRTIFISNVHFAATKDSLSRHCNKFGDVIKVIIVTDAATGQPKGSAYVEFASREAAEHALSLSGTSFMSRIVKVVMKSAAPPEPAPVITWPRISRGSMFAASRFGRVPFPRGIPSSFRPRLPIKAGARSFQWKRGDQMASDAPSVSDISVPSFNAPRSLTYIRTEAKANANSSTV; encoded by the exons ATGGATGAGAGCGATGATTTAACGTTCCGTGTTAATTTCGGCGGCGATGGAGTCGCCAAGTTACGAGATCGAGTCAAGGATAAACTCAAGGAGTTCATGGGCGATTACACTGACGATACTCTCGTT GAATATGTTATTGTGTTGCTTAAAAATGGTAGGCGCAAAGTAGAAGCAAAGAATGAGTTGAATGTATTTTTGGGTGATGATAGTGACTCTTTTGTTTCCTG GTTGTGGGATCATTTAGAAAAACATATAGATCTTTATGTGCAACCCAAAGAAGCTTTGCTGAATGAGGTTGTTAAAACAAAATCCACAATTAAAGAGCAGGCTCAAAATCTCGACAGTCACCAGATGGTCACTGAACCTGAAACAAGAAACCCAAATGAATTATCAAGAAATAGACATGGCAAGGGGTGGAAAAGCTTGGTAAAGGATGCAGTCGAGACCCCTCCACTTCGTAGTGTGGTTACTGCAAATATTCACGTCGATGAAGATGCTCACATGGAAAATAATCATCTTAAACGATCATCCCCTCCAAGGCCAATAGTACAAAGGAAAAGGCGACACCCTGATGAAATGCTCCAT AAAGATGATGTCTCTAAAACATTGATCAATGCCCCTCGGAGGCTGTTGCAATCTGCAGTGAGAGATGCTCTTGGCTCCCCCAGGTCAGCTAGATTGAGTAAAGAACCCTCATTTAAGCGTCTTCGATCTGTTGTTTCTACTTCTGTTGAGGATTCATCACTTGAAGATCATACTCATAGCATCCAGTCTGTTGCAAGAGTGCCTGATGCCACCATGGCAGTTGCTATCAAAGCTGTAGCTGAAGCTGCTAAAGATGTAGTCAAAGTCAGGTCCTCGGGAAATGTATTTGATCGTCTAGGTCGTGCTATAGATGTTTTAGACACCAGTTCCCATATGACAGAGTCCAGAGAAGTTCTTGTTGAAGCTGTTGAAGAATATGGAGGTTATGACCATTTTTCGGAGGAAAAACATTCAACTCATCTTCCACGCAGCGACTTTGATGAACGTTATTCGAAGAAGAGGGCAGTGTTGGAAAGTTACCCCCGAAATGCTTCTGGTTTTGTGTCTGATGATGAACTATATGAGGGTGGCCGACTTATTAACCACAATGGTACAGATATTTCTCACTCTGGCACATCTTTTGGGTACAAGGATGATGATTCATTGATGGTTCAGTATAGTGTAGCTAGTAAGGCTGATCAAAGCACCTTTAATTTACGGAAGGATCAGTATCAGTCTATTGCTGATAATAATTCTACAGTAAATATATCTGTGAACGTAAATACCTGGAAACCACCTCAGTATAAGGGGACATCATCTGTAAGTAGCAGAAAAATTGTTCAAAGGAGTGATGCAAGAGCAGAAAAATTAAATTCTCAGCCGATAAAGGAGAACAAAAATCCTATTGCAGCCGGAAATGGAAAT AAAATACTTACTGCTGATGGTCAGAGGGAATCTCAAAAGGAACTTTCAGCCACTACTG GTTCATATGCTGCTGGTCTTCCCACTGAAGATGCAGATTTACGGACGATATTCATTAGCAAT GTTCATTTTGCTGCTACCAAGGATAGTCTTTCTCGACACTGCAACAAGTTTGGGGATGTTATAAAAGTAATTATTGTAACAGATGCAGCGACCGGCCAACCAAAAGG GTCAGCTTATGTAGAATTTGCAAGTAGAGAAGCGGCAGAACATGCATTGTCACTTAGTGGCACCTCCTTCATGTCACGTATTGTCAAG GTTGTAATGAAAAGCGCTGCTCCACCAGAACCTGCACCTGTTATAACATGGCCTCGAATTTCTCGAGGTTCCATGTTCGCTGCATCAAGGTTTGGTAGAGTTCCCTTTCCAAGAGGAATCCCTAGTTCGTTCCGGCCCCGTCTCCCAATAAAAGCTGGTGCACGGAGTTTCCAATGGAAGCGGGGTGACCAAATGGCATCTGATGCACCCAGTGTTTCTGACATCAGTGTTCCATCATTCAATGCCCCGAGAAGTTTAACTTATATCCGAACAGAAGCCAAGGCAAATGCAAACTCGAGCACTGTCTAA
- the LOC141697023 gene encoding uncharacterized protein LOC141697023 isoform X1, with translation MDESDDLTFRVNFGGDGVAKLRDRVKDKLKEFMGDYTDDTLVEYVIVLLKNGRRKVEAKNELNVFLGDDSDSFVSWLWDHLEKHIDLYVQPKEALLNEVVKTKSTIKEQAQNLDSHQMVTEPETRNPNELSRNRHGKGWKSLVKDAVETPPLRSVVTANIHVDEDAHMENNHLKRSSPPRPIVQRKRRHPDEMLHVKKDDVSKTLINAPRRLLQSAVRDALGSPRSARLSKEPSFKRLRSVVSTSVEDSSLEDHTHSIQSVARVPDATMAVAIKAVAEAAKDVVKVRSSGNVFDRLGRAIDVLDTSSHMTESREVLVEAVEEYGGYDHFSEEKHSTHLPRSDFDERYSKKRAVLESYPRNASGFVSDDELYEGGRLINHNGTDISHSGTSFGYKDDDSLMVQYSVASKADQSTFNLRKDQYQSIADNNSTVNISVNVNTWKPPQYKGTSSVSSRKIVQRSDARAEKLNSQPIKENKNPIAAGNGNKILTADGQRESQKELSATTGSYAAGLPTEDADLRTIFISNVHFAATKDSLSRHCNKFGDVIKVIIVTDAATGQPKGSAYVEFASREAAEHALSLSGTSFMSRIVKVVMKSAAPPEPAPVITWPRISRGSMFAASRFGRVPFPRGIPSSFRPRLPIKAGARSFQWKRGDQMASDAPSVSDISVPSFNAPRSLTYIRTEAKANANSSTV, from the exons ATGGATGAGAGCGATGATTTAACGTTCCGTGTTAATTTCGGCGGCGATGGAGTCGCCAAGTTACGAGATCGAGTCAAGGATAAACTCAAGGAGTTCATGGGCGATTACACTGACGATACTCTCGTT GAATATGTTATTGTGTTGCTTAAAAATGGTAGGCGCAAAGTAGAAGCAAAGAATGAGTTGAATGTATTTTTGGGTGATGATAGTGACTCTTTTGTTTCCTG GTTGTGGGATCATTTAGAAAAACATATAGATCTTTATGTGCAACCCAAAGAAGCTTTGCTGAATGAGGTTGTTAAAACAAAATCCACAATTAAAGAGCAGGCTCAAAATCTCGACAGTCACCAGATGGTCACTGAACCTGAAACAAGAAACCCAAATGAATTATCAAGAAATAGACATGGCAAGGGGTGGAAAAGCTTGGTAAAGGATGCAGTCGAGACCCCTCCACTTCGTAGTGTGGTTACTGCAAATATTCACGTCGATGAAGATGCTCACATGGAAAATAATCATCTTAAACGATCATCCCCTCCAAGGCCAATAGTACAAAGGAAAAGGCGACACCCTGATGAAATGCTCCATGTAAAG AAAGATGATGTCTCTAAAACATTGATCAATGCCCCTCGGAGGCTGTTGCAATCTGCAGTGAGAGATGCTCTTGGCTCCCCCAGGTCAGCTAGATTGAGTAAAGAACCCTCATTTAAGCGTCTTCGATCTGTTGTTTCTACTTCTGTTGAGGATTCATCACTTGAAGATCATACTCATAGCATCCAGTCTGTTGCAAGAGTGCCTGATGCCACCATGGCAGTTGCTATCAAAGCTGTAGCTGAAGCTGCTAAAGATGTAGTCAAAGTCAGGTCCTCGGGAAATGTATTTGATCGTCTAGGTCGTGCTATAGATGTTTTAGACACCAGTTCCCATATGACAGAGTCCAGAGAAGTTCTTGTTGAAGCTGTTGAAGAATATGGAGGTTATGACCATTTTTCGGAGGAAAAACATTCAACTCATCTTCCACGCAGCGACTTTGATGAACGTTATTCGAAGAAGAGGGCAGTGTTGGAAAGTTACCCCCGAAATGCTTCTGGTTTTGTGTCTGATGATGAACTATATGAGGGTGGCCGACTTATTAACCACAATGGTACAGATATTTCTCACTCTGGCACATCTTTTGGGTACAAGGATGATGATTCATTGATGGTTCAGTATAGTGTAGCTAGTAAGGCTGATCAAAGCACCTTTAATTTACGGAAGGATCAGTATCAGTCTATTGCTGATAATAATTCTACAGTAAATATATCTGTGAACGTAAATACCTGGAAACCACCTCAGTATAAGGGGACATCATCTGTAAGTAGCAGAAAAATTGTTCAAAGGAGTGATGCAAGAGCAGAAAAATTAAATTCTCAGCCGATAAAGGAGAACAAAAATCCTATTGCAGCCGGAAATGGAAAT AAAATACTTACTGCTGATGGTCAGAGGGAATCTCAAAAGGAACTTTCAGCCACTACTG GTTCATATGCTGCTGGTCTTCCCACTGAAGATGCAGATTTACGGACGATATTCATTAGCAAT GTTCATTTTGCTGCTACCAAGGATAGTCTTTCTCGACACTGCAACAAGTTTGGGGATGTTATAAAAGTAATTATTGTAACAGATGCAGCGACCGGCCAACCAAAAGG GTCAGCTTATGTAGAATTTGCAAGTAGAGAAGCGGCAGAACATGCATTGTCACTTAGTGGCACCTCCTTCATGTCACGTATTGTCAAG GTTGTAATGAAAAGCGCTGCTCCACCAGAACCTGCACCTGTTATAACATGGCCTCGAATTTCTCGAGGTTCCATGTTCGCTGCATCAAGGTTTGGTAGAGTTCCCTTTCCAAGAGGAATCCCTAGTTCGTTCCGGCCCCGTCTCCCAATAAAAGCTGGTGCACGGAGTTTCCAATGGAAGCGGGGTGACCAAATGGCATCTGATGCACCCAGTGTTTCTGACATCAGTGTTCCATCATTCAATGCCCCGAGAAGTTTAACTTATATCCGAACAGAAGCCAAGGCAAATGCAAACTCGAGCACTGTCTAA